Proteins from a genomic interval of Macadamia integrifolia cultivar HAES 741 unplaced genomic scaffold, SCU_Mint_v3 scaffold561, whole genome shotgun sequence:
- the LOC122069238 gene encoding protein phosphatase methylesterase 1 isoform X2 — protein sequence MEPSNLTSLPEDSLEEEEPQKPSAFSNIPHHPATRTSLQKYSPLEWSGYFDREDDICIPGSNDVFHVYLAGSEGPVVFCLHGGGYSGLSFGLAASKIKERARVVAMDLRGHGKSCTENDLDLSIETLCNDVLAVLKTVYGDTPPAIVLVGHSMGGSVAVHVAARKAISSLAGMIVVDVVEGTAMASLIHMQKVLSSRMQHFHTIEKAIEWSVKGGSLRNIESARISVPSTLKYDDSKKCYTYRTRLEETESYWRGWYEGLSEKFLSCPVPKLLLLAGTDRLDRTLTIGQMQGKFQMVVVRHTGHAIQEDAPDEFASLILNFISRNRIGPHGVEIPGLRRPQQ from the exons ATGGAACCTTCGAACCTCACTTCTCTTCCGGAGGATAGCTTAGAGGAAGAAGAGCCTCAAAAGCCCTCTGCTTTCTCCAACATTCCCCATCATCCAGCAACGCG GACATCTTTACAAAAATACTCCCCTTTAGAATGGTCTGGCTATTTCGATCGAGAGGATGATATTTGCATTCCAGGTTCCAATGAT GTATTTCATGTATATTTAGCAGGATCTGAAGGACCAGTTGTTTTTTGTCTGCATGGAGGTGGTTATTCAGG GCTTTCATTTGGGTTGGCAGCAAGTAAGATCAAGGAGAGGGCTCGAGTAGTTGCTATGGACTTGAGAGGACATGGGAAGTCATGCACAGAAAATGATTTGGACCTATCTATTGAG ACTCTATGCAATGATGTTTTGGCTGTTTTGAAGACAGTATATGGAGATACTCCTCCTGCAATTGTGCTTGTTGGCCACAG CATGGGAGGTTCAGTTGCAGTACATGTTGCTGCAAGGAAGGCGATTTCAAGCTTGGCTGGGATGATTGTTGTAGATGTTGTAGAG GGAACAGCCATGGCTTCATTGATTCACATGCAAAAGGTCCTATCAAGCAGAATGCAGCATTTTCACACTATTGAAAAAGCG ATTGAATGGAGTGTGAAAGGTGGCTCTCTAAGGAACATTGAGTCTGCTCGTATATCTGTTCCTTCAACATTGAAGTATGATGATTCCAAGAAATG TTATACATACCGAACACGGCTAGAAGAAACTGAAAGCTATTGGAGAGGCTG GTATGAGGGTCTTTCTGAAAAGTTCTTGTCATGTCCTGTGCCAAAGCTTTTACTGTTGGCTGGAACTGATAGACTGGACAG AACTCTTACAATAGGTCAAATGCAAGGCAAGTTTCAAATGGTGGTTGTGCGACACACTGGGCATGCTATACAG GAAGATGCCCCTGATGAATTTGCTTCTCTTATACTTAACTTTATCTCTCGTAATCGAATTGGTCCCCATGGCGTTGAG